ATCTTAATTTTATCGGCAATTTCATAGAATAATTCGATACGAACCAACTCTGACTCGATAAGCATTTCTGCCGGTTAATTTCTTTGCGCCTTCAGGTCGAGGATTTAGGGAAAGCGAGTCGATTACAACTATAAACCCGCTCAAAAGTTTGATTTGGCAAAACCGCTAAATCTTTTCGAGCTTGCCGTGAAAACTGAATATCATAACTCATTTCAGACCGTTTCGTAACCTTACCTCACGAATTTCTTTCATCGCTTCATTATAAGGCAAGTAGTCTGGCTCATTTCGCTTGGCTTTATCATAAGCTAAAATTGTGTTCAGCTCATCCAACGCATCCATGATTTTTTCATATTCTTCAATATCCAACATGACGGCTATTCGATTGCCATCTTTGTCGGTGACATATTTTGGGTCTTTCAAGCTTTCCATGTTGCCTCGCGATGTCTTGTTTTCATTAAGCTTTTTTAACAAAAACCATGCTTACTCCCCCGCCTTGCCGCTCAGTTCCCAAATATGGCTTTTTAAAATATTCAAAATTTCTGGGCTGCCGCTTGCATAAAATCCGCAAATGCGGGCTTCGTCGTCCAATAAGACGAATTTTTTGCTATACTTTTCCGGCCAATTTTTCATCGAGAGCAAAAAACCGTTTTCAATCAACTGCTTGACCTTTTCAGGTTCTCCGGTGAGCCAAATGCGAGTCTTCCCCGCCTTGCCAAATTTTTCCGAATATCTTTTTAGCGCCGCAACGGAATCTGCCTCTGGCTGAATCGAAATCGAAAGGAACTGGACTTTTTGCATATGCGCAAAAGTCTTTTGCAATTCCTCGATCTGCGCATTTTGTTCCGTGCAAGAGTCGGGGCATTTTGTATAAAAGAAATTCACCACAGAGATTTTTTCATTCAAATCCTTTCGTTCAAATAACTCACCGTCTGCTGTTTGCAGCGAAAACTCAGGCAATTTAGCCACAATCGAGAGCTGGCCACTTCCACCGCCGCCCATCATTTGCGAAGTAAAGAAATAGACGAACGACACAAACAAGAGAAAGACTATACCCCAAAGAACTGATTTTCCCATTTTGCTTAATTTGTTTGAATTGCGGAATTGCGCTTTGTCCAGAATGCGGTAAATAAGACCAGCAACAACCCGATGTATAGGCTTGAGCCCCACTGATGCAAAAGCTGCACGAATGCAGGCAAACCGACCATCACGAGCGCAACGCCAAGCAGAATTTGCGCCAACATCAAGCCCATGACGCCGTTCATCGTATTGCTCACGAGCGCCGAAGGCTCTTTGCTTTTTTTCAAAAGCCAATAGCCGAAAAACCAAGTGGCCACGCACTCGATCACGCCAGTGACGCCGTGAATGTAGCTCATCGAACCGATCTCGGCGAGCCATTCTTTTTTGGTTAAGTCTGGCAACAGCCGGCTGACGATTTCAATTTTTTCGCGAACGCGCGTGCCGAGCCCAATCTGGAAAATCGCAAAAAACCACAAGAACAGCAGTACCAAGTGCGAGTTTTCGGGATAAGCCGAACGGCTTTCCTCACTTGGCGTTTCCATGTAATAAGCCCGAACGGTGACAAAGGTGAGCATGCTTCCGACAACGAGCGAAATGATAAAGTGAAGCGTGACCAAAAATGGATTTAGCGCCGTGCGAACAATTTCGCCACTGAGCCATATCTGAACGCCATACAAAACGACCGCGCCAAAAAGCGCAAGAATTAAACGCGGCGCGCTTTTCAAACTTTGAAAGCCCAACACCGCTGTGAAAATTATGAGCAGGGCGACGAGCGCCGTAAACAGCCGATTGAGATATTCCAGCAAAACCAAAAGAGCGCTAAAATTGGCAGTGCTGTCTCCAGCAGGAATTGCAGACACATCGAGCGGCGGCAGCCATGAACCGAAACAGGTTGGCCAATCCGGGCAAGCCAAACCGGCGCCCGTCACGCGAACCAATCCGCCGATGAAAATGAGCAAGTAGGTTGCCGCAGTTGTAACAATTAGCAGCTTTCGAAACGATGATACATTCATTTTTGTCTTATGGGCTTTTGTAAAAACTCAGTTGAGGAGGATAACCAAACATTTTGCTTTTTTCCAAAATTCTTTCGCGTCTTTTATCTGAAGGACCGACGCGTTTTCTCCATCTTTTTTGATCTCGTAAGAGTCTTTGGAGTGCGAGGTTAAAAGCTCAACTTGGCTTAATGGATGATTTATTTGAATCATGCTCGTTGCTTCGGCGCTTACTTTGGTAAATTTTGTGAGGTCAAAATCTTTTGTTGCAACGGTTGTTTTGCCAAACCACAAAAAACCGCCTTGATCCTCAATGACACCTTTTTCTTTGAGCTGTTCCCAATCTCCTATAATATAATATACCTCGTTAATCTCTTCCTCTTTTTGCTGAATCACCCGTTCTTTCTGGCGAATGGTGGTTTCCAAAGCCGCCACCTTCACATTTAAGCTGCTGATTTCTTCCTTCAAATACGCAATTTCCATCTCCTTTTGAGAAATCGTGTTTTGCAAATTTTCAACCATTTTTTCGAGACTGCTCACACGATAACGATACTGCTGCATTTTCTTCTGAAGTGAGCTGACCTTCTTTTTATTCTCTTGCAAATACGAATCAATATCAGAAATATCACTTAAAATCGTTCGCTTAATCGCCTCGGCCTCAGAAACCCCGCGCTTCTCGATGCCCGTGGAAGCTTTGCTAATAATGGATTCCCGCACGCGAATGGTGTCCAAGTTGCTTTGAATCTCGTTGATCGCGCCCACCACTTCTTCAACATATTTTTCTTTCGCCTCTGCTTCAAGCGCTAATTCCTGCTTCTCTTTTTCCAATTCAGCGACTTTTTCTTCAAGCTCTTTCGTACATCCGCCGATGAAAAGAAATAAAACGCTCGTTAGAAATATTAACTTCACAATATTTTTATTCATTTGATTGTTGTTTTACCGTCGTTTTCAGTCTGAAGTATTTTTATAGCATCGTTGTGTAGCGTTCGACTTTTCTGGTGTCCAAAAAGCTTAACAGCTCTTAACCAAAAATAAGACCATCGTGAGCGTTTTTTCAAGATGAACTTGATACACAGCAAAAAGCATCAAAGGATTTTCAAACATCCTAACAGAAAGGTGTGAAAAAATAATCAGCTGAATTCACATTCGCAATTGGTTTCACAAAAATAGATTATTGAAAGTCATCGTTGCCCGCTTTTGAAAACATAATCCGAAAGTAAAGTCCCAGCGTAGCATTGCCAACGGCCCATATGCCAACTAAAATGCCCGTTTGCTTATCATTCAGCAAAAACCATAAATAATTGGCCAATACAAAAGCCAGCACGGTTGCGCCAAGAAAGAAAAAATCAAACACGTGTAGGTTTTTCTTCCCGCCATCTCTCACGGAGATGTAAATGCCAATCAAAATGAACAAGAAAGAAACAAAGCCGATAGGAAGTATTAAGCTCGTCGCCATAGCAGCTTGTTAATTTTGGTGAGGTGTTATAGAACTAACATTTCGAAAATAAATACCAAGGATAATGTTGGCAGGGACCCAAATACTAACAAAAATAGCCTCATCCCTGAGTCCACTAAGTAACAGAAAATTTGCGAGGAAAAAATCAAGCAATGCTGCTGCGAGAAAAAAATAATCCGGTTTTTTTAACATTTTTCAATCTATTAAGCATATTATTTCATTTACTTCCAAATTTAAACTCACTTTTTAAATAAGGTTCTTCATGTTCAAAGAACAACCTTTTTGAATGTTAAGATAAAAGACAGCGTCTATACTTCCTTACAGAATGAAAATATTATTTTCATTCTGTTCGAACATGCCCTTAATACGGATCGGTATCATTCCCCAAGGTTGAACGATGCCGCTTAATTCGCGCATGCCGCTTGGCCGCATTCGCTTTGCCTCTTGTCGTTACCACGCGATACATGCCATATAAAAATAATACCAGTGAAAGAACCACGCGGTATTCGGCAGTCATACCAGGCGCTTTGTAAATTTCAAAAAAGATCATGCCGCCTAAAATAAAAAACAGCGCCGCTGAACCGTAGCCAATTATTTCATTGAGAAGCATTTTGGAGGAAACCGTTCCGCCGATTTGTTTCTCTTGGTTTCGCTGACGGATTTTTTCCCCTATTCTCTCTTGATGAATGCCAGGCACTTCACCATTTTCCTCATCATCAAATGGCTCATTTGCCTCGTCGTAATTTTGGTCTTTCATATTTGCTTAGCATTTATTGTTGAACAATGGCGATAATAGTAATAGAAAAAGCCGACTATTGAAAACCCAATAGCCGGCTTTTTAAGATTTGTATGGTGAAACGCTTAGTTAAGCTTGAAGCGAATCGGAACAGTGAGCCATACTTTAACAGGCCGCCCGTTTTGAATACCAGGCGAGTAGATGGAACCCATTACCGCATCAATCGCGGCTTGATCAAAAATATCCGAATCAGCCGGCTTCTTTTTCAAGATTTTTGTTTTTACCGGCTTGCCATCTTTTCCAACCAAGACACTGATATAAACCGCGCCTTCAATACCAGCTTTACGCGCCATCTCAGGATACTTCGGCCTGATTTGGTTCACAAAAGAAGGCATTTTTTCAACGGCGACAAACATCGGTGGATCTTCCTCTTCTTTGATCTCAACGGGCTCTTGCGGTGGCGGCACATAAACAACG
Above is a window of Chloroherpeton thalassium ATCC 35110 DNA encoding:
- a CDS encoding SCO family protein encodes the protein MGKSVLWGIVFLLFVSFVYFFTSQMMGGGGSGQLSIVAKLPEFSLQTADGELFERKDLNEKISVVNFFYTKCPDSCTEQNAQIEELQKTFAHMQKVQFLSISIQPEADSVAALKRYSEKFGKAGKTRIWLTGEPEKVKQLIENGFLLSMKNWPEKYSKKFVLLDDEARICGFYASGSPEILNILKSHIWELSGKAGE
- a CDS encoding COX15/CtaA family protein; its protein translation is MNVSSFRKLLIVTTAATYLLIFIGGLVRVTGAGLACPDWPTCFGSWLPPLDVSAIPAGDSTANFSALLVLLEYLNRLFTALVALLIIFTAVLGFQSLKSAPRLILALFGAVVLYGVQIWLSGEIVRTALNPFLVTLHFIISLVVGSMLTFVTVRAYYMETPSEESRSAYPENSHLVLLFLWFFAIFQIGLGTRVREKIEIVSRLLPDLTKKEWLAEIGSMSYIHGVTGVIECVATWFFGYWLLKKSKEPSALVSNTMNGVMGLMLAQILLGVALVMVGLPAFVQLLHQWGSSLYIGLLLVLFTAFWTKRNSAIQTN